Below is a window of Bactrocera tryoni isolate S06 unplaced genomic scaffold, CSIRO_BtryS06_freeze2 scaffold_7, whole genome shotgun sequence DNA.
GGCATTTCTCATTAAGGAGGTAAGTTGAACTGTGTAAATTATGTGGATCGTGCATTTGAGGTTAAATTCACCAATCTGTCCATAGTCCAAAATGCCTAAAGGACGCCGTGCGAACATTGGCCGCCGCACAAGACATGCAAGCCAGCAACAAGTTTATTCACAGAACTTAAGCGAAGAAAGACAAATTTCAACAAGAGAAAATGCCCAATTGAGACAACGCGTGAGGACACGAAGATCATTGGCATCATACAATCGTTTGGCATTCCAATATGATCCCACTGCGAACTACAGTGACGATGAAAATTTAGATATTGGACAAATGACGACTATATGCCGATATTGCAATGCGTTGAAGTTCAAAAGAGAAACGGCTGGATTGTGCTGCGCAAGTGGAAAAGTCAAACCATCCGGATCCATTACTTACACCACCACAGCCACTGAAACCATTGTTTGATAGAAGTGATCCCGATTCTAGCCATTTTCTTCAACACATCCTTGAATACAATAACTGCTTTCGCATGACTTCCTTTGGAGCTAATATCATTCGAGAAGACGGATTCATGCCGACTTGCAAGGTTAGCGATCATCACACCAACAAAATGAATTGCTACACATAACAACTACATATACACCACACACTACACCATCACACGATCAGAAGTGACACCGTATTCTTCAACAAATGATTGTAtgcaattacagatacaaggacaaatataTCATTTGCATGGTTCAATGGTGCCAAGACCAGATGAATCAATCATCAAtttctgcaaatatatttcatttcgtCGATGGTGGATCAGCTGAATGTGCGGTGCAATATACAGGGAACACAACAGTTAAAGAGACAAATTATTGAACAGTTACAAGCATTTTTCCACCAATAATAACACAAATATGTCATAAGAGCGGATTGTTCCCCAACAGGTGAACATGTGCGAAGATTCAATGCACCAACCGTTAATGATGTTGCTGCAATTATTGTTGGCGATCTAACTAAATCGCGAGACATTGTCGTTCAGCGAAGAAGCAATATCATGCATCGTGTAAACGAGACACATCGTTTGTACGATGCGTTACAATATCCAATCATTTATTGGCAAGGGCAGGACGGATACGACATCACGTTGAAGTTGGTCGATCCAATTACAGGTACAATATTCACACActtattattgctattattggTTTCCACtaataattcatttaattttgcattttcaggCGTATCAACGAATAAAAATCTAAGCGCAATGAATTACTATGCATATCGTATGATGATTCGTACAAATGAGGAGAATGTCATTCTGAAGTGCTGCCGGCTATTCCAACAATTCGCTGTCGACATGTATGTCAAAGTCGAGACCGAACGTTTAGCGTTCATCCGATTCAATCAGGCAAAGCTACGATCTGAGGACTATATACACTTGCGTGATGTTATTCATTCATATGGTGATGTTCAGAATATTGGACTTATGACGATTCTCCCATCATCTCATATCGGAAGCCCACGCCACATGCACGAATACGCTCAAGACGCTATGACGTACGTGCGAAATTATGGAACTCCGGATTTATTTATTACGTTAACATGCAATCCGAAGTGGACGGAAATTGAACGTGAGTTGGAACGGGGCCAAAAACCGCAAGATCGCCATGACATAATCGCCAGGgtatttcagcaaaatctaaaggttATGATGGATGTtctgaaatgtaatttttccttttcaaatagaaaaccaaaaaaaaaatgattcttAGCTTTTAATTACCAGacgaaatgttacataaaacgATCCAATTTGATGGCGAAACGGAGTTCGCTGGGTTTTCTAGTTAAATCATATAATTTTCActgttaagaaaaattaaaccaCCGTTGAtcttgtaatatatatatatatatgtatgtatatatttacatataattcaATAACGGCTGAAACggtttggctgaaaattggtgaagGTGTATTTTGGAATCTCGGGACGGACTCAGGttacgaaaataatttttcaactaaGTTGATATATGCGAATATGAAGCTCACGATAAGAAAAATGAAACTCagagatttttatactctcgcaacaatgttgctaaggagagtattatagttttgttcacataacggttgtttgtaagtcctaaaactaaaagagtcagatatagggttatatataccaaagtgatcagggtgacgagtagagtcgaaatccggatgtctgtctgtccgtccgtccgtctgtccgtccgtccgtccgtgcaagctgtaacttgagtaaaaattgaggtatcatgatgaaacttggtacacgtattccttggctccataagaaggttaaattcgcagatggacaaaatcggcctactgccacgcccacaaaatggcggaaaccgaaaacttataaagtgtcataactaagccataaataaagatattaaaatgaaatttggcacaaaggattgcattagagaggggcatatttggacgcaatttttttggaaaagtgggcgtggccccgccccctactacgttttttgtacatatctcggaaactactacagctatgtcaaccaaactctacacagtcgttttcttcaggcatctccatatacagttcaaaaatggaagaaatcggataataaccgcgcccacctcccatacaaaggttatgttgaaaatcactaaaagtgcgttaaccgactaacaagaAACTtcagaaacaataaattttacggaagaaactgcagaaggaagctgcacccagtctttttttaaaaattgaaaatgggcgtggcctcgcccacttatggacgaaatccatatctcaggaactactagaccgatttcaatgaaattaggtatataatattttcttaacaccctgatgacatgtacgaaatatgggtgaaatcggttcacaagcacgccttcttccaatataacgctattttgaattccatctgatgccttttctgtataatacgagtatatacattaggaaccaatgatgacagcggaataaaactttacaaaaatacggtatttgaaaaatatgtaaatgacgtataatgaaatctcgattatcactttatcatgcgagagtataaaatgttcggtgacacccgaacttagctcttccttacttgtttttctttggaAATGGCGTTCACACCAAGTTTACAGTATGGCTGAAAGACTATCAGGTACGTCACTGTGTACTTTTTCCAACCACCAACATAGTCGGAAAAATCGTTCTCTCTAAAATTTAGGAGCATGTAGCACTACAAAACTAACattataaaatcaatatttgGCCTAAATTGATTTCTTGGTCGTTCATAAATGATAAAGTAATATTCTACATAATAATAATTCTCCATACAAACTAATTGATCAAACTCATATCCCTGtctggaaaactattttatttgacaagattgTTATTCGAAGCAGCGCTATAACTTCCgcataaattgttcagatcggacaactttaccatatagttgccatacaaacttattgCCACTGGCGAAGCGAATGAAATTTTTAGCGAACACGCAGTAAATTCGCCGTGAAGTGGCAAAAATGAATATTTGATATTGTCCCTTACGGATTTGTGAAATTCTTGTCGCTGTAACTGTCAAAATTTGGCGAACGATTAACTAATTCGTGAGTTATATtgtaaatggaaaaaatgttaaaaagtcttaaaaattttagaataaaaagAACCAACCGGAAGTAATTCGAAGGTAGGGTTATTGGAGAAAAATTCTGGGCTAGCCATAGGAAAAGCGCCGTTTGGGTCCACAAAAAATAGGATGGGGTTGTGGGAAGGTATTGCAGCTGAGTAGAATAACATTGGCTCTAGTGGAAGCAAATGGAATAAGATAAATAATTAcgattgcatatacatatgtacatatgtttgtatgtatgtacataaatatacccGTATTTATTTGCGTATTATTTAGGTTTGGTTGGACtacaaactaaaattaaaaaagtgagtGTGCTTATGACCGCACGACTGAAGTAAAACTTCTTTCGCtctatctatatgtatatatatatgaatgtgtgtgtacaaaatatacatgtatgcacatatacatatattaatttcctacaaatatttaaatttattttacaaaacataCCTCTCGCACAGAgatcataaacaaattttttatgttcttgtctcacatgcccaagaatatgaagagacataaatatgtatatgctccttatgatgctcccaacaacagcattgtgatattttcatgcttcaatttttctttcaacttgggaatcgcaatgtatgcaaatatacatacatatatgcttttgcgttttgccgtcggcaattcaatattgacatgttaacataattatgatttgagtataattttgtatgaatgcatgcatagtaatatttatagtcaatttggacttgcatatctaataattttatttaatttttacataatatactatactaataaatatttttgtgttatattatatttcctactaatagaaattaaattgatcacaacaatatatacaagGCATTTATGAGTTTGATGGAATACCCTTATTGTAGGCCGGAATTCGCttcgcaattttaacattttttgcaattctctcacatattctaaccgagaatatgaagagacagaaatatatgtatttacggcatatgatgacatGGCATATATGCCGAAGCAGAGAATAGGCAGAGACAGAAATATGTACACTCCcaacgaagaatttcgtttatatttatttcattttgaacagcgaaaaatgtgtacaaaacacacctctcgcacagagaacataaacaaattttttatgcatgtacatatttacatcttctatcatattaatcttttgtctctgcacatgctcatatcataatcttattatgtatacgcatgtgcgcattcagaaatttaaatcatgattttataacttatcaatatacataatgtattacatgcgcgcgcattgatctgcatgttcttgcattcatatatatttatatgtacatacatatgtatatttgcatacacttccgaacaaataatgcacaagcatacaaaacatacatatgtatgcgtacacatgtacacatgtacCAGCAATTAGCGTTCGCCTCGCCTGATCACACTTTTCGTAACGCGTTCGTCAGCTTACTCCCCAAGCCAAGCGCGCGTAAAGAAGTTTTACTTCAAAAAATGCAGATAATCCGATGGAGACTATAGCCACAGGGGGAGGGCCTTACACTCAACGAAGCTTAACCCCTTTAGAGCTGGGCGTGGACGAGTTGCTCAGCTTTCAGCAGGCCGTCAATCCAAGTGGAACCACTGCAGCTGAAAATTCGGAGAACCTATAAGAAATTCGGAGAAAAGCAATCGCAAACGCAAAAAAGCATTGCCATACTTTCCAGAAAATTAATTCAGGGGCAATAAATACGGGTGTTCAGACCACCTTTGTTAATTCGTTAGTCGTTACTTGGTAGTTTTTTACGTTGGttgtgtttttgtaaaattaacaaattatcGTCGTCATtgcgaaaaaatacatttgctgtCTACT
It encodes the following:
- the LOC120781491 gene encoding uncharacterized protein LOC120781491, whose translation is MHRVNETHRLYDALQYPIIYWQGQDGYDITLKLVDPITGVSTNKNLSAMNYYAYRMMIRTNEENVILKCCRLFQQFAVDMYVKVETERLAFIRFNQAKLRSEDYIHLRDVIHSYGDVQNIGLMTILPSSHIGSPRHMHEYAQDAMTYVRNYGTPDLFITLTCNPKWTEIERELERGQKPQDRHDIIARKAGFWKSTDKQDLPDENDVEVGPNKEEWSKLVSHESNMLMPSFEDFVQIDDDITTAGEQTVDDIVKNCADTCFAGNDSEDEAQISETEIKIIPMKQALSTLEKVHQYFEYTAVVFFTIFLFY